The proteins below are encoded in one region of Oreochromis niloticus isolate F11D_XX linkage group LG6, O_niloticus_UMD_NMBU, whole genome shotgun sequence:
- the cdkn2d gene encoding cyclin-dependent kinase 4 inhibitor D translates to MVLSQMDAGKALTAAAAKGNTSEVQRILEECRVHPDTPNEFSRTALQVMMMGNSKIASLLLEKGANPNVQDRHGITPVHDAVRTGFLDTVEVLVEYGASVNIPDKSGALPIHIAIREGHRDVVKYLAPRSNLKHANLSGQTAIDVARASCVPDMIDLLFSHIHS, encoded by the exons ATGGTCCTTAGTCAGATGGATGCCGGCAAAGCTCTGACGGCGGCAGCAGCCAAAGGGAACACCAGCGAGGTGCAGAGGATCCTGGAGGAATGCAGAGTGCATCCTGATACTCCAAATGAGTTTAGCAGGACGGCCCTACAG GTGATGATGATGGGGAACTCCAAGATTGCCAGTCTGTTGTTAGAAAAAGGAGCCAACCCCAACGTCCAGGACAGGCACGGGATAACACCTGTCCACGACGCAGTTCGAACAGGCTTTCTTGACACCGTGGAGGTTCTGGTGGAGTACGGCGCCTCGGTAAACATCCCGGACAAGAGTGGTGCGCTCCCTATCCACATCGCCATCCGGGAAGGCCACCGGGATGTTGTGAAGTATTTGGCGCCACGGTCCAACCTTAAACACGCCAACCTCAGCGGTCAGACAGCGATAGACGTGGCCCGAGCTTCGTGCGTGCCGGATATGATTGACTTGCTTTTTTCGCACATTCATAGTTAG
- the si:zfos-323e3.4 gene encoding volume-regulated anion channel subunit LRRC8C: MIPVGEFRSLGTEPNSKYRVLKPWWDVFTEYLCIAMLMIGVFGCTLQLTQDKIACLPSHFTSPTPKAIDCSNISGYGDNEKLQHTLVTPASPIIVEVFGRKNNLDIHQYVFVNNYCYERSVHWYAKYFPYLVVIHTIIFMVTSSFWFKFPGTSSKIDLFVNILEKCFDSPWTTRALSEVSEERGEEKLVNWRRNTMTKGSTERQMDEEETVGLLRSCSVKSNQEKKSAEPKSTPSLLDKKEGEQAKALFEKVKKLRTHVEEKDILYHMYVLQTSVKVIHFLLIIIYTALLVPNIEIVVQCLVPPELTGFDIYCCNHNKAHLFSKLAYCYICFVAVFGLLRIYTLYWLFHRPLKEYYFEHVRLETGINDIPDVKNDFAFLLHLVDQYDALYSKRFAVFLSEVSESRLHQLNLNYEWTDKKLRTRLARNTRNRLELHLLMLPGLPDTVFEIPELESLKLEQMKNVTIPASIAKLESLQELSMVYCPAKLQVAALNHLREHLKILYLTFEHLEEVPVWMYTLHCLEELHLEGPLTNEVSKSPILDSFKELRALRVLTFRSKLTKIPSSIADVVFQLQRLRIYNESVRVQAFSILKKLTNLVSLALVGCELERIPSAVFSLSNLQELDLRENKLTTVEEILSLQHCRHLVTLRLWHNKISYIPEHISKLHTLETLDVSWNKLGKLPSRLFYCTKLRHLDISHNQLTSLPSEVNILQGLQFFSAAFNSLETVPEELFSCKRLKTLILGNNRLSHLSSKVANLAQLVRLDIKGNRLEYLPQEIGDCPLLSGLIVEDSLLDQLPSDVRSKLNKS; encoded by the exons ATGATCCCAGTGGGTGAATTCAGATCCCTCGGCACAGAGCCAAACTCGAAGTATAGGGTCCTGAAACCATGGTGGGATGTTTTCACAGAGTATCTGTGCATTGCTATGCTCATGATTGGAGTCTTTGGATGCACCTTGCAG ctcaCCCAAGACAAGATTGCATGCCTGCCAAGCCACTTCACCAGTCCAACACCAAAAGCAATTGACTGCAGCAACATCAGCGGTTATGGGGACAATGAGAAGTTGCAGCACACACTGGTGACCCCGGCGAGCCCCATCATAGTGGAGGTGTTTGGGCGGAAGAACAATCTGGACATTCATCAATACGTGTTTGTCAACAACTATTGCTATGAGAGGTCTGTCCACTGGTATGCAAAGTACTTTCCGTACCTTGTGGTTATCCACACCATAATCTTCATGGTAACAAGCAGCTTCTGGTTCAAGTTTCCTGGGACATCTTCTAAAATTGATCTCTTTGTCAACATTCTTGAGAAGTGCTTTGACTCACCCTGGACCACAAGAGCCCTGAGTGAAGTTTCCGAGGAAAGAGGCGAGGAGAAGCTAGTCAACTGGAGGAGGAACACTATGACTAAAGGCTCCACAGAGCGACAAATGGATGAAGAGGAGACTGTGGGCCTCCTTCGCTCCTGCTCTGTGAAGTCTaatcaagaaaagaaaagtgcagAACCGAAGTCTACCCCCTCTTTGTTGGATAAGAAGGAAGGAGAGCAAGCCAAAGCTCtgtttgaaaaggtgaagaagCTCCGAACTCATGTGGAGGAAAAAGACATTTTGTACCACATGTACGTGCTGCAAACTTCAGTAAAGGTCATCCATTTTCTTTTGATTATTATTTACACCGCATTGCTGGTACCTAACATTGAGATAGTTGTGCAGTGTTTGGTTCCGCCTGAGCTGACTGGTTTTGATATCTATTGCTGTAACCACAACAAAGCACATCTTTTCTCCAAGCTTGCCTACTGCTATATCTGCTTTGTGGCCGTATTTGGACTTCTGCGTATCTATACCCTCTACTGGCTTTTCCATCGACCTCTAAAGGAGTACTACTTTGAGCATGTCAGACTGGAGACCGGAATTAATGACATACCTGATGTGAAGAATGATTTTGCCTTCCTCCTGCATCTTGTGGACCAATATGATGCTCTTTATTCTAAAAGGtttgctgtctttctttctgaAGTCAGTGAGAGCCGCCTCCATCAGCTTAATCTAAACTACGAGTGGACTGACAAAAAGTTGCGCACGCGTCTAGCCAGGAACACCAGAAACCGTCTGGAGCTACACCTGTTAATGTTACCGGGGCTTCCAGACACCGTTTTTGAGATTCCCGAACTGGAATCACTCAAACTCGAGCAGATGAAGAATGTCACCATACCGGCTAGTATAGCAAAGCTAGAGTCTCTCCAGGAGTTATCAATGGTCTACTGCCCTGCAAAGCTCCAAGTTGCTGCCCTAAACCACCTGAGAGAACATTTAAAGATTCTATATCTAACCTTTGAGCATTTAGAAGAGGTTCCTGTGTGGATGTACACGTTACACTGCCTGGAAGAGCTCCACCTGGAAGGTCCTTTAACCAACGAGGTGTCCAAAAGTCCCATTCTGGATTCCTTTAAAGAGCTTAGAGCTTTGAGGGTCCTCACTTTTCGCTCCAAACTTACAAAGATCCCCTCCAGCATAGCAGATGTTGTGTTCCAGTTGCAGCGCTTGCGTATCTACAATGAAAGTGTCAGGGTCCAGGCTTTTAGCATCCTGAAGAAGTTAACCAACTTAGTTTCACTGGCATTAGTGGGCTGTGAGTTGGAGCGCATCCCGAGTGCTGTCTTCAGCCTGAGCAATCTGCAGGAGCTGGACCTGAGGGAAAACAAACTCACTACTGTGGAGGAGATCCTAAGCTTACAGCACTGCAGGCATTTAGTGACACTTCGGCTATGGCACAATAAAATCTCATACATCCCTGAACATATATCTAAGCTGCATACCTTGGAGACACTGGACGTTAGCTGGAACAAGCTAGGGAAGCTTCCCTCTCGGCTCTTCTACTGCACCAAACTCCGGCACCTCGACATCTCTCACAATCAACTcacctctctcccttctgaagTGAACATCCTGCAGGGCCTGCAGTTCTTCTCCGCAGCTTTCAACTCCTTAGAGACAGTGCCAGAAGAGCTGTTCTCCTGTAAAAGGCTAAAAACGCTGATTCTTGGTAACAACCGCCTTTCACACCTCAGCTCAAAAGTAGCCAACCTTGCCCAGCTGGTCCGGCTGGATATTAAAGGAAACCGTCTGGAGTACTTACCTCAGGAGATAGGGGACTGTCCCCTGCTGAGTGGGCTGATAGTAGAAGATAGCCTGCTGGATCAACTGCCATCAGATGTAAGAAGCAagttaaataaaagctga
- the keap1b gene encoding kelch-like ECH-associated protein 1B, translated as MTECLTEYKALVTPSTRNGHRVFSYTLESHTSAAFAIMNELRLERQLCDVTLRVRYKDLEAVDFVAHKVVLASSSPVFRAMFTNGLKECGMELVPIEGIHPRVMDRLIEFAYTASISVGEKCVIHVMNGAVMYQIDSVVKACCDFLVQQLDPSNAIGIASFAEQIGCTELHQKAREYIYMNFSQVATQEEFFNLSHCQLVNLISRDELNVRCESEVFQACVAWVRYDRENRRPYVQALLQAVRCHSLTPNFLQTQLQSLDWDPQCKDYLAQIFQDLTLHKPTKVISCRTPKVPQLIYTAGGYFRQSLSYLEAYNPCTGTWLRLADLQVPRSGLAACVISGLFYAVGGRNNAPDGNMDSNALDCYNPMNNCWLPCAPMSVPRNRIGVGVIDGMVYAVGGSHGCIHHNSVERYDPEKDQWQLVAPMLTRRIGVGVAVINRLLYAVGGFDGANRLSSCECYNPEKDEWKTMAPMNTVRSGAGVCALGNQIFVMGGYDGTNQLNTVERYDVETDTWSFAASMRHRRSALGVTALHGRIYVLGGYDGSTFLDSVECYDPEQDTWSEVTHMTSGRSGVGVAVTMEPCQKDVSQCQACDSGRTSGKADP; from the exons ATGACAGAGTGTTTGACAGAATACAAAGCGCTGGTGACTCCGTCCACGCGCAATGGCCACCGCGTCTTCAGCTACACGCTCGAGAGCCACACGTCAGCCGCCTTCGCCATCATGAACGAGCTGCGCCTGGAGCGGCAGCTGTGCGACGTCACGCTGCGCGTGCGCTACAAGGACCTGGAGGCGGTGGACTTTGTGGCTCACAAGGTGGTGTTGGCCTCCTCATCCCCGGTCTTCAGGGCCATGTTCACCAACGGCCTGAAGGAGTGCGGTATGGAGTTGGTGCCCATCGAAGGAATTCACCCCAGG GTTATGGACAGACTGATAGAGTTTGCCTACACAGCCAGCATCTCTGTGGGTGAGAAGTGTGTCATCCATGTGATGAATGGTGCTGTCATGTACCAGATAGACAGCGTGGTCAAGGCCTGCTGTGATTTCCTCGTCCAGCAGCTTGACCCCAGCAACGCCATTGGCATTGCCAGCTTTGCAGAGCAGATCGGTTGCACAGAGCTCCACCAGAAGGCCAGAGAATACATCTACATGAACTTCAGCCAG GTAGCAACCCAAGAGGAATTCTTCAACTTGTCCCACTGCCAGCTGGTCAACCTGATCAGCCGCGACGAGCTCAACGTGCGCTGTGAGTCTGAAGTCTTCCAGGCGTGCGTGGCCTGGGTACGCTACGACCGGGAGAACCGGCGACCGTACGTCCAAGCCTTACTCCAGGCTGTCCGCTGCCATTCCCTCACCCCCAACTTCCTGCAGACCCAGCTTCAGTCTCTGGACTGGGACCCACAGTGTAAAGACTACCTGGCTCAGATCTTCCAGGACCTCACCCTCCACAAACCCACCAAAGTGATTTCTTGCAGAACTCCCAAGGTGCCGCAGCTCATCTACACAGCAGGGGGTTATTTCCGTCAGTCGCTCAGCTACCTGGAGGCTTACAATCCTTGCACGGGAACCTGGCTGAGGCTTGCCGACCTGCAGGTACCCCGAAGCGGCTTGGCCGCCTGTGTGATCAGCGGGCTTTTCTATGCTGTTGGTGGAAGAAACAACGCGCCTGATGGCAACATGGACTCAAATGCTTTAGACTGTTACAATCCTATGAACAACTGCTGGCTGCCGTGCGCACCCATGAGCGTGCCCAGGAACCGAATCGGAGTCGGAGTCATCGATGGCATGGTATATGCAGTTGGTGGATCACATGGGTGCATTCATCATAATAGTGTGGAAAG GTATGATCCAGAAAAGGATCAGTGGCAGCTGGTAGCCCCGATGTTAACACGGCGTATCGGTGTGGGTGTGGCAGTCATCAACCGGCTGCTCTACGCTGTGGGGGGGTTCGACGGGGCCAACCGGCTCAGCTCCTGTGAGTGCTACAACCCTGAGAAGGATGAATGGAAGACCATGGCCCCCATGAACACTGTTCGCTCCGGAGCTG GTGTGTGTGCACTTGGCAATCAGATCTTTGTGATGGGCGGATACGACGGCACCAACCAGCTGAACACGGTGGAGCGCTATGATGTAGAAACCGATACATGGAGCTTTGCTGCCTCCATGAGGCACAGACGCAGTGCTCTGGGAGTCACTGCGCTGCATGGACGCATCTATGTGTTGG GAGGTTACGATGGCAGCACTTTCCTCGACAGTGTGGAGTGTTACGACCCAGAGCAGGACACTTGGTCAGAGGTGACCCACATGACTTCAGGGCGGAGCGGCGTGGGAGTGGCTGTCACCATGGAGCCCTGCCAAAAGGATGTATCGCAGTGTCAGGCGTGTGACAGTGGAAGAACCAGTGGCAAGGCGGACCCTTAG
- the s1pr5b gene encoding sphingosine 1-phosphate receptor 5b: protein MEALNSSSRVTSASPPTSTTPSSSFYLQFFHEYQDKSVIEKHYNYTEKLSNRDKLKPESIALLAVCVLIILENTVVLLAIWRNKKFHLPMYYLLGNLTLSDLLAGIAYMTNILLSGKNTLKLTPLMWFIREGGVFITLAASIISLLAIAIERHVTMVTMRPYHGAKRGRMLALIGASWAVAGFLGILPILGWNCIRRLDQCSTVLPLYAKSYLLCCVSVFSAVLLAIVVLYVRVFRIVRTNTQRQRLGLSGSIRKGLARKSEKYIALLKTVTIVLGVFIACWLPLFILLLIDFSCPTRGCPVLYKAEYFLGVAIINSLLNPIIYTLTSKDMRRAILRLLCRPCLMTSDGQVKKIGMPFLECSFSKTEVPSQKLEPGLETTISSGNVITTPSPVKALYPKLFKS, encoded by the coding sequence ATGGAGGCTTTAAATTCTTCTAGTAGAGTGACTTCAGCTTCACCCCCCACCTCCACTACTCCCTCAAGTTCATTCTACCTGCAGTTCTTCCATGAATACCAGGACAAATCTGTCATTGAAAAGCATTACAACTACACTGAGAAGCTGAGCAACCGTGATAAGCTCAAACCTGAAAGCATTGCCTTACTGGCGGTGTGTGTCCTCATCATCCTGGAGAACACTGTGGTTCTGCTTGCCATTTGGAGGAATAAAAAGTTCCACCTGCCCATGTATTACCTGCTGGGAAACCTGACTCTGTCAGACTTGCTGGCTGGTATTGCCTACATGACCAATATCCTCCTATCGggaaaaaatactttaaaactgACACCGTTGATGTGGTTCATCCGGGAGGGAGGGGTCTTTATCACTCTGGCTGCCTCTATAATTAGTCTACTAGCCATTGCGATTGAACGCCATGTCACTATGGTGACTATGAGGCCGTATCATGGGGCAAAGCGGGGACGCATGTTGGCACTAATTGGTGCGAGCTGGGCCGTGGCAGGGTTTTTGGGAATCCTCCCAATATTGGGATGGAACTGCATCCGCAGACTGGACCAGTGTTCAACGGTGCTCCCGCTTTATGCCAAAAGCTACCTTCTGTGCTGCGTGTCTGTGTTCAGTGCTGTGCTCTTGGCCATCGTGGTGCTTTATGTGCGTGTTTTCCGCATCGTCCGCACCAACACACAGCGCCAGCGGCTCGGCTTGTCAGGCAGCATAAGGAAGGGCTTAGCTAGGAAGTCAGAGAAGTACATTGCTCTCCTCAAGACAGTCACCATTGTATTGGGAGTCTTCATCGCCTGTTGGCTGCCCCTTTTCATTCTCCTCCTGATAGATTTTTCCTGCCCCACCCGCGGATGCCCCGTGCTCTACAAGGCTGAGTACTTCCTGGGAGTAGCCATTATCAACTCGCTCCTCAACCCCATCATCTACACACTGACCAGTAAGGACATGAGGAGAGCCATTCTGAGGCTCCTCTGTCGGCCATGTCTAATGACCTCAGATGGGCAGGTGAAGAAGATTGGGATGCCGTTCCTGGAGTGCAGTTTCAGTAAAACTGAGGTGCCCTCCCAGAAGTTAGAACCGGGTCTGGAGACAACTATTTCATCTGGAAACGTCATCACCACTCCATCTCCAGTTAAAGCCCTATACCCCAAACTTTTCAAGTCATAA